In Sphingomonas sp. KC8, the sequence CGGAAACGCCGCAACCGGCGGTAAAGGGGCCAGCGTCTCAAGGCTGATGGAGTTAGAATGGCAGGCCTGATGGAAGGAAAACGGGGGCTTATCATGGGCCTCGCCAATGATCGCTCGCTGGCGTGGGGCATCGCCAAGGCGCTTGCCGCGCAGGGTGCGGAGCTGGCGTTCAGCTATCAGGGCGAATCGCTGGAGCGGCGCGTGCGCCCGCTGGCGGCCGAAGTGGGATCGGATTTCCTGATCGATTGCGACGTATCCGACATGGATGCGCTGGATAAGGCGTTCGACACGCTGGCCGAACGCTGGCCGACGATCGACTTCGTGGTCCATGCGATCGGCTTTTCCGACAAGAATGAATTGCGCGGGCTGTATGTCGACACCAGTCTCGACAACTTCCTGATGACGATGAACATTTCGGCTTATTCGTTCGTCGCCGTGACCAAGCGGGCGCGGGCGATGATGCCGAATGGCGGATCGATCCTGACCTTGAGCTATTATGGCGCGGAAAAGGTTGTCCCGCACTACAACGTCATGGGCGTTGCCAAGGCGGCGCTGGAAACGTCGGTGAAATATCTGGCGATGGACCTTGGCCCGGAAAATATCCGCGTCAACGCGATCTCCGCCGGGCCGATCAAGACGCTGGCGGCATCGGGCATCGGAGATTTCCGCTACATCCTGAAGTGGAACGAACTCAATTCGCCGCTGCGCCGCAACGTGACGATCGAGGATGTCGGCGGCGCCGGCGTCTATCTATTGTCCGATCTGGCAAGCGGCGTGACCGGCGAAATCCACCATGTGGATGCGGGCTATAACGTTATCGGCATGAAGGCCGAGGACGCACCGGATATCGCTTTGGCTTGAACCTCATTCCTCTCCCCCCGGTGGGAGAGGATCGGTTTGCCCCTCTCCATTGAGGGGAGAGGGTAGTTTCGAATGAGCTTCAACACGTTTGGCCGCGTCTTCCGCTTCACCACCTGGGGGGAGAGCCATGGGCCGGCGCTGGGCGCGGTGGTCGATGGGTGCCCGCCGGGGCTGGCATTGAGCGAGGCGGATATCCAGCCTTTGCTCGACAAGCGCCGTCCCGGCACGTCGCGGTTCACCACCCAGCGGCAGGAGCCGGATCAGGTGCGCATCCTGTCCGGTACGTTCGAAGGCAAGACGACCGGCACGCCGATCAGCCTGATGATCGAGAATGTCGACCAGCGATCGAAGGATTATTCGGAGGTCGCGGTCGCCTATCGGCCGGGCCATGCCGATTATGCCTATGACGCCAAATATGGCTTTCGTGATTATCGCGGTGGCGGGCGTTCGTCCGCGCGCGAAACGGCGGCGCGCGTGGCGGCAGGGGCGGTGGCCCGCGCGGTAATCCCCGAAGTGCGCATTCGCGCTTATCTGGTCGAGCTGGGCGGCGATCCGATCGACCGGGCGGCGTTCAATGATGCCGAAATCGACAATAATCCGTTCTTCTGCCCCGATGCGGCGGCGGCGGCGCGCTGGGAAGCGATCGTAGATGGCGCGCGTAAAAGCGGGTCTTCGGTGGGCGCGATCGTCGAATGCGTAGCCGAAGGGCTGCCGGCGGGTTGGGGCGCGCCGCTTTATGCCAAGCTGGACAGCGAACTGGCGGCGGCGTGCATGTCGATCAACGCCGTTAAAGGCGTCGAGATCGGCGACGGTTTCGATGCCGCCCGGCTGACCGGCGAACAGAATGCCGATCCGATGCGGCCGGGGCCGGATGGCTTGCCCATCTTCCTGGCCAATCATGCCGGCGGCGTCGCCGGTGGGATTTCCACCGGCCAGCCGCTGGTGGTGCGCGTGGCGCTGAAGCCCACATCGTCGATCCTGACGCCGGTGGAAACGATCGGGCGCGACGGGCAGGCGGCCGACATCCGCACCAAGGGCCGCCATGATCCGTGCGTTGGCATTCGTGCGGCGCCGGTGGTGGAAGCGATGGTCGCGCTGGTGCTGGCGGACCAGAAACTGCTGCAACGCGCCCAGCGGGGCTGACCGGGCGGCGGACAGGCAGGCCATCGCGGTTGGCCGCTGTCCACCGCCGCTTTCGCACGAAAGCCGCCGAAGCGGTATGCGCCCACGGCCCGCCGAATGGCCGGTTATCGCGCCGGCGCGTTGGATTGCTGTCGTTTTTGGGAGACAGCCATGCGTAAGGATCTGTTACTTGGCGTTGCGTTGCTGGCCGCGCCGA encodes:
- the fabI gene encoding enoyl-ACP reductase FabI translates to MAGLMEGKRGLIMGLANDRSLAWGIAKALAAQGAELAFSYQGESLERRVRPLAAEVGSDFLIDCDVSDMDALDKAFDTLAERWPTIDFVVHAIGFSDKNELRGLYVDTSLDNFLMTMNISAYSFVAVTKRARAMMPNGGSILTLSYYGAEKVVPHYNVMGVAKAALETSVKYLAMDLGPENIRVNAISAGPIKTLAASGIGDFRYILKWNELNSPLRRNVTIEDVGGAGVYLLSDLASGVTGEIHHVDAGYNVIGMKAEDAPDIALA
- the aroC gene encoding chorismate synthase — its product is MSFNTFGRVFRFTTWGESHGPALGAVVDGCPPGLALSEADIQPLLDKRRPGTSRFTTQRQEPDQVRILSGTFEGKTTGTPISLMIENVDQRSKDYSEVAVAYRPGHADYAYDAKYGFRDYRGGGRSSARETAARVAAGAVARAVIPEVRIRAYLVELGGDPIDRAAFNDAEIDNNPFFCPDAAAAARWEAIVDGARKSGSSVGAIVECVAEGLPAGWGAPLYAKLDSELAAACMSINAVKGVEIGDGFDAARLTGEQNADPMRPGPDGLPIFLANHAGGVAGGISTGQPLVVRVALKPTSSILTPVETIGRDGQAADIRTKGRHDPCVGIRAAPVVEAMVALVLADQKLLQRAQRG